In Hamadaea flava, a genomic segment contains:
- a CDS encoding M24 family metallopeptidase translates to MTIMGFAQRLPVHFYTDLQDVVRAATEQAGFAALLTDDPEDVAYLTGFFHHPCERPVAVLLPVDGPAVLLLPELEAEHAQVQNAAAELIAYPEFPGIREPFAFLTDRAHGRVGFPPSMSVGRLELVRAALPGAELSPTDLVMRMRYRKRPEEVALHQEAARITDLMLVEGRKLVEDAIAAGGELPSEAELAAHVSSVGTGTMYADHDDVVVVSFLAGGLVYAARNSARPHGLPSAYRLRPGDTFVLSLGCAVGGRFVEGERTFVLGEPTAEQERYYTAVQQAQQTGTEALRPGLTCAEANKICLDVIRSAGLGQYLRHRQGHGIGLGMHEPPWLEDGDPTVLEPGMVVSNEPGIYVPDHGGYRISDSMLITEEGARPFTAYPRGLADVIVPV, encoded by the coding sequence ATGACCATCATGGGCTTCGCGCAGCGGCTCCCGGTCCACTTCTACACCGATCTTCAAGATGTTGTACGCGCAGCGACCGAACAGGCCGGCTTCGCCGCCCTGCTGACGGACGACCCGGAAGACGTCGCCTACCTGACCGGCTTCTTCCACCACCCCTGCGAACGACCGGTGGCCGTGCTGCTGCCGGTCGACGGGCCGGCCGTCCTGCTGCTGCCCGAGCTGGAGGCCGAGCACGCACAGGTGCAGAACGCGGCCGCCGAGCTGATCGCGTACCCGGAGTTCCCCGGAATCCGCGAGCCGTTCGCCTTCCTGACGGACCGAGCCCACGGGCGGGTCGGTTTTCCCCCGAGCATGTCCGTCGGCCGGCTGGAGCTCGTCCGGGCGGCCCTGCCCGGCGCCGAGCTGAGCCCGACCGATCTGGTCATGCGGATGCGTTACCGCAAGCGGCCGGAGGAGGTCGCGCTGCACCAGGAGGCGGCCCGGATCACCGACCTGATGCTGGTCGAGGGCCGGAAGCTGGTCGAGGACGCGATCGCGGCCGGCGGCGAGCTGCCCAGCGAGGCCGAACTCGCCGCGCACGTCTCCTCGGTCGGGACCGGCACCATGTACGCCGACCATGACGACGTCGTGGTGGTCTCGTTCCTGGCCGGTGGCCTGGTGTACGCGGCGCGCAACAGCGCCCGGCCACACGGCCTGCCGTCGGCCTACCGGTTGCGGCCGGGCGACACCTTCGTTCTGTCGCTCGGTTGCGCGGTGGGTGGCCGGTTCGTCGAAGGCGAGCGGACCTTCGTCCTCGGCGAGCCCACCGCCGAGCAGGAGCGCTACTACACCGCCGTCCAGCAGGCGCAGCAGACCGGAACCGAGGCGCTGCGACCCGGGTTGACCTGCGCGGAGGCGAACAAGATCTGCCTGGACGTCATCCGGTCGGCGGGTCTGGGCCAGTATCTGCGCCACCGTCAGGGCCATGGCATCGGGCTGGGCATGCACGAGCCGCCGTGGCTGGAGGACGGCGATCCGACCGTGCTCGAGCCGGGCATGGTCGTCTCCAACGAGCCGGGCATCTACGTCCCGGACCACGGCGGCTACCGCATCTCCGACTCGATGCTGATCACCGAGGAGGGCGCCCGCCCGTTCACCGCGTACCCGCGCGGCCTCGCCGACGTCATCGTGCCCGTCTAG